One genomic window of Haloarcula pelagica includes the following:
- a CDS encoding cyclic nucleotide-binding/CBS domain-containing protein — protein sequence MTQSVQTVPPETTACEVATLFADHDIGSAVVVDPETGQYSGIVTESDLMRLVAAGADIDTVTVDTFLSTPVVTIASTEDIHAAAAMMKEHSIRRLPVTNDGEIVGILTTTDLTHYLPRLRNTVLRGRNDLAAQ from the coding sequence ATGACGCAGTCGGTTCAAACGGTTCCGCCAGAGACGACGGCCTGTGAGGTAGCCACACTGTTCGCGGATCACGATATCGGTTCGGCAGTCGTGGTCGATCCCGAGACGGGCCAGTACAGCGGCATCGTCACGGAATCCGACCTCATGCGACTGGTGGCAGCAGGGGCAGATATCGACACCGTGACTGTGGACACGTTTCTCAGTACACCGGTCGTCACAATCGCCAGCACAGAAGATATCCACGCCGCCGCTGCCATGATGAAAGAGCACTCAATCCGGCGGCTCCCGGTTACCAATGACGGCGAAATCGTCGGTATCCTCACGACCACAGACCTGACCCATTATCTGCCCCGGTTGCGGAACACAGTCCTCCGTGGACGGAACGACCTGGCCGCTCAATGA
- a CDS encoding DUF7344 domain-containing protein, producing the protein MPRNIDSASLNVMFDALRNPYRRRILVAISDHNPCEITEFARNQIASVSEDEADPERLEVQLLHSHLPKLAEKGYIDWNPEAETIRRGPNFHDIAPLLQLLDDHAEKLPADWP; encoded by the coding sequence ATGCCGCGAAACATCGACTCGGCGTCACTCAACGTGATGTTCGACGCCCTACGGAACCCGTATCGCCGACGAATCCTCGTCGCCATCTCCGACCACAATCCATGTGAGATAACCGAATTCGCCCGGAACCAGATCGCGTCCGTCTCTGAAGATGAAGCCGACCCCGAACGGCTGGAAGTGCAATTGCTCCATTCTCACCTGCCCAAATTGGCTGAGAAGGGGTATATCGACTGGAATCCCGAGGCGGAGACGATTCGGCGGGGACCGAACTTCCACGACATCGCACCGCTTCTCCAGTTGTTGGACGACCATGCCGAGAAGTTACCAGCCGACTGGCCGTAA
- a CDS encoding ATP-binding protein — protein MSYLQYFLIALILFVVDLSSTIVLDLSRFNTRVKIKAVLSTLVMLLIALYFGLPIGQEWEIVGESVALNGVLMYGLIYGLMFIPASLWDGRVHGPIGTGSALLLLLGLALTFVEDFVGEQALNQGVVGEFVLPIVYLTVFIIGTLGAWYRNNTKTLNSNRDQKATTASSVSPSSGTSGDSTEIKISPKSRKHIGNASQQHSQKPAVVDLEQLSYDWRYSQTTFADIGGYYDVKEALNQRVLKPLRTTLEGDDRYERFGIQPSRGIMFYGPPGTGKTMFARALAGELGIPFVELSPGDVTSRWVNASTAQIQVLFQEAQALGPCVIFIDEAEHLFGARTLGDGTIHAEDRKVTSEFLVQLTKENREAIVVSATNRPADIDSAILRPGRLSAHFEVGLPNEEARHAILNVHLAAVPSELSGEDLAELASHTAGLTGAELKDIVEDARRNAAERDAESVEREDFPPSGELEELSETMNHDIEELPRVDENDASGTSTPDTTDIDTEDFEDSGQGTRGYY, from the coding sequence ATGTCGTACCTCCAGTACTTTCTAATAGCACTCATTCTATTCGTCGTAGACCTCTCTTCGACAATTGTATTGGATTTGTCCAGATTCAATACACGTGTCAAAATCAAAGCTGTTCTGAGCACCCTCGTTATGTTGCTCATAGCGCTGTATTTTGGGCTACCAATCGGTCAAGAATGGGAAATCGTAGGTGAAAGTGTTGCATTAAATGGTGTTCTGATGTATGGTCTCATCTATGGACTAATGTTCATCCCTGCGTCTCTGTGGGATGGGAGAGTTCACGGACCTATAGGCACGGGCAGCGCACTGCTGTTATTGCTGGGGTTGGCGCTGACTTTTGTCGAAGATTTCGTTGGGGAGCAAGCTCTCAATCAAGGGGTCGTTGGTGAATTCGTTCTCCCAATCGTCTATCTAACTGTATTCATTATCGGAACTCTTGGGGCTTGGTACAGGAACAATACGAAGACGCTGAACTCTAATCGAGATCAAAAAGCTACAACCGCGTCCTCGGTAAGTCCAAGCTCCGGTACAAGTGGCGACTCAACAGAAATCAAGATATCTCCGAAGTCACGCAAGCACATCGGGAACGCCTCTCAACAGCATTCACAAAAACCGGCAGTCGTGGATTTAGAACAGCTATCCTACGATTGGCGATACTCCCAGACCACATTTGCGGATATCGGTGGGTACTACGATGTAAAGGAAGCTTTGAATCAGCGTGTTCTAAAACCACTGAGGACCACACTCGAAGGCGATGATCGATACGAACGGTTCGGAATCCAGCCGTCTCGAGGGATTATGTTCTACGGGCCGCCTGGAACAGGGAAAACGATGTTCGCTCGGGCACTAGCCGGCGAACTCGGGATTCCATTTGTTGAGCTGTCGCCGGGTGATGTCACCAGCAGATGGGTCAACGCCAGCACTGCACAGATTCAGGTCCTGTTTCAGGAAGCGCAAGCGCTAGGCCCCTGCGTGATATTTATCGATGAAGCGGAGCATCTCTTCGGGGCACGTACTCTCGGTGACGGGACGATTCATGCAGAGGATCGCAAAGTGACCTCGGAATTCCTCGTCCAACTCACGAAAGAGAATCGCGAAGCTATCGTTGTCTCAGCCACGAACCGTCCTGCTGATATCGACTCAGCAATACTCCGTCCGGGTCGACTGTCGGCTCATTTTGAGGTCGGCCTCCCCAACGAAGAGGCACGTCATGCAATACTGAACGTGCATCTCGCTGCTGTCCCATCGGAACTCTCCGGTGAAGACCTAGCCGAACTCGCAAGTCACACTGCGGGACTCACCGGAGCGGAATTGAAAGACATCGTCGAAGATGCGCGGAGAAATGCAGCTGAACGTGATGCGGAGTCTGTTGAGCGAGAGGACTTCCCACCGAGTGGCGAATTAGAGGAGCTCTCCGAGACGATGAACCACGACATCGAGGAGCTACCCCGTGTTGACGAAAACGATGCGAGTGGGACTAGCACGCCAGACACCACGGATATTGATACGGAAGACTTCGAGGACTCTGGACAAGGCACGCGCGGGTATTACTGA